GCCAGCGAGTTCGCCGGCGGCGCGACGCAGACGGTGGCGACGTGGATGGTGGACGACGCCGACGCGACGGTGGCGGAGCTGGCGGGCAAGGGCGTCATGTTCGAGCAGTACGACCTGCCGGGGCTCAAGACCGACGAGCACGGCATCGCCGAGATGGGGCCGTTCCGCGGCGCCTGGTTCAAGGATCCCGACGGCAACATCCTCAACGTCGGCACCGGCCCGGCGAGCTGAGGCCGGGCCCGTCCGCTCTCCCACGCGACGGGTGAGGGCGGGCCGCCCCGTCCAGGGCACGCTGAGATGCGAGTCCTGGACGGGGGTGCCTCATGGTGGAGTCCAGAGGGCCGGTCGCGGCGGGCCCGGCGCAGGCAGCGTCGGGGCTGATCCTGCTGACGCTGGCGTCGGGGCAGTTCCTGATGGCGCTGGACAGCTCGGTCATGAACGTGTCCATCGCCACCGTCGCCGCGGACCTCGACACGACCGTCACCGGGATCCAGTCCGCCAT
This Jiangella alba DNA region includes the following protein-coding sequences:
- a CDS encoding VOC family protein, whose product is MLNDYPVYATIATGDLARARAFYEKTLGFSPEMEDATGGILYRSGGTRFLLYASEFAGGATQTVATWMVDDADATVAELAGKGVMFEQYDLPGLKTDEHGIAEMGPFRGAWFKDPDGNILNVGTGPAS